The following coding sequences are from one Ornithodoros turicata isolate Travis chromosome 1, ASM3712646v1, whole genome shotgun sequence window:
- the LOC135386371 gene encoding uncharacterized protein K02A2.6-like, with the protein MTLQDVQKAYKGDEQMDLLIAALRTCGKKFCRHLWKHGKLMPFNQIKEELTVTESNLVLRGSPLVSPEKAQMKVVQLTHRGQQAMVKTKQLIREKVWFPGIDKMVEAVVRSCEACQRTAEDKNLPSVMTQLPDGPWLSLVADLAGPLPGNKYLLLVVDEYSQFPVVATLSSLNGRTVITKLNNMFTVHGISEVVKTDNDPPFVGKEFADFMKHDGIRHHRVTLLWPQANGEVDRFIKNLKNSIKAACVWGHNWKDEIDEYLLTTEPPRTLPQVSLRRNSSSEERSEPSFPKCSRSLNSEIYRRGTVGRKDK; encoded by the coding sequence ATGACGCTGCAAGACGTTCAAAAGGCGTACAAAGGTGATGAACAAATGGACTTACTGATTGCAGCCCTTCGAACTTGTGGCAAGAAGTTTTGCAGACATCTATGGAAGCACGGAAAATTAATGCCTTTCAACCAGATAAAAGAAGAACTAACAGTAACAGAGAGCAACTTGGTCTTGCGAGGATCACCCTTGGTAAGTCCCGAAAAGGCGCAGATGAAGGTTGTGCAGTTAACCCATCGGGGACAGCAGGCCATGGTGAAGACCAAGCAGCTAATTAGAGAGAAGGTGTGGTTTCCTGGGATCGACAAGATGGTGGAAGCTGTGGTCAGAAGCTGTGAGGCATGTCAACGGACAGCAGAGGATAAGAACCTGCCGTCAGTAATGACACAGCTTCCCGACGGACCCTGGCTATCACTCGTGGCAGACCTTGCTGGCCCACTACCTGGTAACAAGTACCTGCTTCTCGTCGTAGATGAATACTCACAGTTCCCCGTGGTTGCGACGTTATCATCTCTGAACGGAAGAACGGTGATCACCAAGTTGAACAACATGTTCACTGTACATGGCATCTCTGAAGTTGTAAAGACAGACAATGATCCCCCGTTTGTCGGAAAAGAATTCGCCGACTTTATGAAGCACGATGGTATTCGTCACCATAGAGTAACACTTCTGTGGCCGCAAGCGAATGGGGAGGTAGATCGATTCATAAAGAATCTGAAGAACAGCATAAAGGCAGCCTGTGTATGGGGACATAACTGGAAGGACGAGATAGATGAGTATCTGTTGACTACAGAGCCACCCCGCACTCTACCACAGGTGTCACTCCGGCGGAACTCCTCTTCGGAAGAAAGATCGGAACCAAGCTTCCCCAAATGCAGTAGAAGCTTAAATTCGGAGATATACAGGAGAGGGACAGTCGGAAGAAAGGACAAATGA
- the LOC135386383 gene encoding uncharacterized protein LOC135386383, whose protein sequence is MTLLLRVMDGNGTQPLVSSFAVRLPPFTSSRPDIWFRQAESQFTLAHITSQVTKFHHALSALPEDNLIEVADIINCPPADASYDALKIALVERTSPSDRQRLQELVLNEPLGDRKPSQVLRQMQHLIGSSTFDPKLLRELFLSRLPPFVQLVLSASDDSDLPSLAARADKVTEIASGQASAHNLSAVNSTHPQSSSEACGTCTSSSASSENSELIALRDEIKRLADAFNRPTGRDSHSPGRAGQSRRIVRSPTPPSSSNRRPVCWYHRRFGRRARRCESPCHWQGNFTGDS, encoded by the coding sequence ATGACACTGCTGTTGCGGGTCATGGATGGCAACGGTACGCAGCCCCTGGTATCCTCCTTCGCCGTACGACTGCCGCCTTTTACCAGTTCACGCCCGGACATATGGTTTCGGCAAGCAGAGTCACAGTTCACCTTGGCGCACATCACATCCCAAGTAACGAAATTTCACCATGCCTTGTCCGCCCTCCCCGAAGACAATCTCATCGAAGTGGCAGACATCATCAACTGTCCTCCCGCTGACGCTTCGTACGACGCCTTGAAGATTGCCCTCGTCGAGCGAACCTCTCCCTCTGACCGTCAGCGCTTACAAGAATTAGTGCTGAACGAGCCTCTTGGCGACCGCAAGCCCTCCCAAGTTTTACGGCAAATGCAGCATTTGATCGGAAGCTCCACCTTCGACCCCAAGCTCCTTCGCGAGCTTTTTCTTTCTCGACTGCCTCCGTTCGTACAGCTGGTCTTATCCGCTTCGGACGACAGCGACCTTCCGTCCCTCGCAGCACGCGCCGACAAGGTAACGGAAATTGCATCCGGGCAAGCTTCTGCGCACAATCTCTCTGCGGTGAACAGCACCCATCCGCAATCCTCATCCGAAGCCTGCGGTACCTGCACCTCTTCATCGGCGTCCTCGGAAAACTCGGAACTCATCGCTTTACGTGATGAAATAAAGCGGCTCGCCGACGCCTTCAACAGGCCCACGGGCCGCGACAGCCACTCTCCTGGCCGTGCTGGACAGTCCCGCAGAATAGTACGCTCTCCAACACCCCCATCGTCATCCAACCGTCGTCCAGTCTGCTGGTACCACCGTCGTTTCGGCCGCAGGGCACGACGTTGCGAATCACCATGCCACTGGCAGGGAAACTTCACCGGGGACTCCTAA